The Kitasatospora albolonga nucleotide sequence AGGAGCGCGCCCACGCGGTCGCCGAGCTCGGCTCCGCCGCCCGCGTCGTCACGCCGTCCGCCGTCGAGGCCGATACCGGTGGCGTCCCCGGCTCCCCCGGCCTCCCCGGCCTCCCCGGCTTCCCCGACGGCGTCGAGCTCCTGTTCGCCGACGCCGTCGCCACCGCACGGCCCCTGCTCCCGTACCTCAGGGACGGCGGCGCGATCGTGCTCACCGCCCCCACCGCCTGCCCCGACGCCGTGACCGCGCTCGCCGCCGAACTCGCCGCCCGGGGCATCCGCGTCAACGCCGTGGCCCCGGGCTGTATCGAGGCGCCGGGCTCCGGCGCCGTACCCCTGCCTCCGCTGGGCCGTCTCGGCGCCGCCGAGGAGGTCGCCCGGGCCGCGCTCTTCCTGGCCACGGAGGCGACGTTCACCACGGGGGCCCGGCTCCCCGTCGACGGCGGGCTGGGTCACCCGTGAACCGCTCCCGGCCCCCGCCGCTCCCTCAGCCCACCCCCGTACCCCGCACCTCCCTCACGGAAGACCTGGAGCACACCCCATGAGCACCGCACCCGACACGGCGCCCGCCGCCGCGGCACCGGACCCGAAGGGCGGAGGCGAGGAGCAGCAGAAGCTGCCGCTGTTCGCCCTGCTCGCCCTCGCCACCGCCGTCTTCATCACCAGCCTCACCGAGACCCTCCCCGCCGGTCTGCTGCCCTCGATGAGCCAGGACCTGGGGGTGAGCCAGTCCGCGACCGGCCAGACCGTCACGGTCTACGCGATCGGCACCGCCCTGACCGCGATCCCGCTCACCGCCGCCACCGCGGGCTGGCGGCGCAAGAAGCTGCTGCTCACGGCCATGGGCGGGTTCGCCCTCGCCAACACCGTGACGGCCGTGTCGTCCGTCTACGAGCTGACGATGGTGGCCCGGTTCGTCGCCGGGGTCGCGGCCGGTCTCGCCTGGGCCCTGCTCGCCGGGTACGCCCGCCGCCTGGCCCCCGTCCACCTCCAGGGCAAGGCGATGGCCGTCGCCATGGCCGGTATCCCCGTCGCGCTCTCCCTCGGCGTGCCCGCCGGTACGTTCCTCGGCGACTGGCTCGGCTGGCGCGTGGCGTTCCTGTCGATGACGGTGCTCACCGTCGTACTCCTGGTGTGGATCTCCGTCGGTGTACCGGACTTCCCCGGCCAGCAGCGCGGCGAGCGGCCGAAGCTGCTGCGCACCCTGACCATCCCCGGGGTCTCCCCGGTCCTGTTCGTCACGCTGGTCTTCGTGCTGGCGCACACCATCCTGTACGCGTACATCGCCACGTACCTCAAGGACCTCGGCCTGGACGGCCACACCGGTCTGATCCTGCTGGTCTTCGGCGGCGCCTCGCTGGCGAGCATCTGGATCGTCGGCGCGCAGATCAACCGCCGGCTGCGCGGTCTCACCGTCGGCGGCGCGCTGCTGGTCGCCGTCGCCTCGCTGCTCCTGGCCGTCCTCTCCGACACCACCGCCCTCGTCTATGTCGCCGCCGTCCTGTGGGGACTGGGCTGGGGCGGTGTGCCGACCCTGCTCCAGACCGCCGTCGGGGACGCGGGCGGCGCGTCCGCCGACTCGGCGCAGGCGATGCTCGTGACGCTCTGGAACGTCGCGATGGCGGGCGGCGGCATCGTCGGCGGCATCCTGCTCGACACCCTCGGCAGCGGGTCCTTCCCCTGGGCGGTCGTGCTGCTCCTGCTGCCGGTGATCGCGGTGGTCCTGTACGCCCGCCGGGCGGGCTTCCCCGCCCAGCGCCCGGTGGCCGCCCCTGCGGGAGACGCGGACCCGACGGCCTGACCGACCACCAGGGCTCTCGCAAGGGCCACGCCGACCGGCCGCCGGAGGACACCCGCCCCCGTCCTCCGGCGGTCATCCGCGATCACCGGACCAGCGGTCATCCGCAGTCAGCGAACCGACGGTCATCCGCAGCCACCGGTCCGGCGGTCACCGGTCGTCACCGTCGCCTGTATCCAGCCATGTTCATGATTTGTTGACACTTCACCGGACGGCTCCTCCCGGCCGCTCCACCACTGGTAGAACAGGCCACTTCCGGCTCGCACGCCACCCGCCCCCGCCGCGCGGAAGCACGTTTGCGCAGGTCAGACCCCGAACTTGCAAAATAGACGGCGGACCCGGGAAATCCCCGGCCAGGAAGGTACTTTCACCTCGTACTTATGTGCCATGTATCCACTCGGGTGCGAGCGGTGACGAGTATCGAGGGGGAGTAGCGTTACATGTCGTCAAATGAGGTACGCGCGGCCGTGCCGGACGATGCGGCGCGCATGCAGACGTTCATGGACGAGACGTTCCGGGCCTTCCGGCGCCCGGAGCAGCGTCGTTGGGCCCAGGCGTATCTCTGGGCCCTGATCCATGTATCCGGCAAGAAGACACCGCGCCGCATGGCGCTGGCGAAGCCCTTACCCTCGGCCGCGGCACACGGTCTCCACCAGTTCATCAACGCCAGCCCCTGGGACTGGAATCCGGTACGCCGACGGCTCGCGCGCCTCGTCACCGCGAGCGCGGCACCGCACGCCTGGACCGTCACCGAGCTCGTCATCCCCAAGCGCGGCGAGCACTCGGTGGGCGTGCACCGGTACGTCGATACCGCGACCGGACGCGCCGTCAACTGCCAGCGGGCGGTGGGCCTCTTCCTCGCCTCGGGCCATCACTCCTATCCGGTGGACTGGCGCCTCGTCCTCGGCGGGGCGTGGGACTCCGACCAGGAGCGCAGGCGGCGGGCGCGCATCCCCGGGACCGAGGGCGGGCGTACGGTCACCGACCTGATCGTGGAGTACGCCGCCGAGGCCGCGACGCGGTATCAACTCCCTGGCCTTCCCTGGGTCCTGGACCTCACCCGGTACGAGGACGCGGCGGGTGTCCTCGCGGGCCTGGAGCGGCTCGGGGCCGACGTGGTGTGCGAGGTGCCGGCGGACCTGCCGGTGCTCGCCAGTCAGCACACGTCCGCCGTCACCACCGTGGGCGCGCTCATGGAGCTGCGGCACGCCCGGCAGACCCATGTGCTGCTCCGGCACTCCGCCGACGGCCACGTCCGGGCCGTACCGGTCCACACCTACGCGGGCACGGTGAACCTGCCCCGCCCGGGCAACGGCACCGGGAGCGGCACCGGAATCAGCGGCGGGCCCGGCAACGGCACCGGCGATGACGCGGGCGCACGCCCGTACCGCATCCTGGAACGGCCCGGCCTCGATGTCCGCCAGCCCTGCCGGTACTGGCTCACCACGCTCACCGACCGCCGGGTGGAGGAGATCCTCCGCCTCGCGCGCAGCCACTCCGCGGCCCTCTCGGCCGTGACCACGCTCCGCCACCGGTTCGGCGTCCTCGACTTCGAGGGCCGCTCCTTCCCCGGCTGGCACCACCACATGACCATGGCCTCGGCCGCCTACGTCTACCAGCGCCTGTCCGGCAACGCCTGCCGGGCCACCCCACCACCGGACCGGCCCGACCCACCGGACCCCCCGCCGCGAGCACCGGCCGCATCGGTCACACCGGCCGCGGCGCTCGCCGACGCTCCGAACTGACGTGAAGCCAAGGGGGAGAAGTGGGGCACGTGAGAGAAGTGGGGCACGTGAGACAGGTACTCGTGGTGGAGCAGAACACGGCCGCCGCCGAAACCATGGTGAGCGATCTGCGGCGGCAGGGATTCACCGCCCGCAGCGTCTCCACAGGGGAGCGGGCCCTGCGGGCGCACGGCGACGCGGATCTGGTGCTGTTCTCCCTGGAACTGCCCGATATCGACGGACTGGAATTGTGCCGGTCCCTGCGCGGTGCCGGTGACACGGCCCTGATAGCCGTCACCGCCGCCGACAACGAACTGGAACGGGTGCTCGTCCTGAATGCGGGCGCCGACGACTGTGTGGTGAGAACCTGGGGATTCCGGGAAGTCGGGGCCCGTATCGAGGCGGTCCTGCGCCGCGCCCGGCCCCGGCAGGTCCTTCCCACCGCCATTTCCCTGCGCCATCTCCATATCGATCCGCAGCTGCGGGAAGTACGGCTGCACGACCGGCTCGTCGGCGTCACGTCGAAGGAATTCGAGCTGCTCTACACCCTGGCCGCCACCCCCGAAACGGTCGTGACACGGAAAGAGCTGATGGCCCGGGTCTGGGGAAGCAACTGGGGGCACACCAGCCGCACCATCGACACCCATGTGAGCAGCCTCCGGGCGAAACTCGGCTCCAGCGGCTGGATCATCACGGTCCGGGGCGTCGGCTACCGCATGGGATACGCCTGGCGGATGCCGGAGACGTCCGCCGGGTGAACCGGGGCCCCGGGGCACACACTCCCCGGGGCCCCGCCCTCACACCCCCGCCCCCTCCAGCCGCCGCAGCAGCGGGTGGTGTGCCTCGTCCCTCTCGCCCACCAGCCGCCGCGCCCACCAGGCCGACGCCAGGTTCGAGGTCAGCAGCGTGCGGTGCGGCTCCTGCCGGGCCAGCTCGGTGAGGGCGGCGAGCGTGCCCATGCCCGTACCCGTGAAGAGCAGGGCCGTTCCGGCGGGCAGCTCCCGCTCCCGCAGGCGCCGCAGGACCGTCCCGGTCGTCACCGCGTACGGGTCGTAGCGCGCGTCCCCGTCCGGTGCCGCCGCCTCCTCCGCGGGGACGGACACCACCCCGTCGACCGTCAGCCCGGCCCGCTCCCAGAAGGCGCGGGAGGTGTCGGTGAGCCACGGCTCGTACGGGGACACGAGCGTCAGCCGGGTCGCCCCGAGCGCCTCGCAGGCCGCGAGGATCGCCTGCGTGGAGGAGTACACGGGAAAGCCGGCCCGACCGGAAAGCTCCTCGCAGAAGGCCCGGTCACCGTCCGGTTCCAGCAGGTAGTGCGAGGCGCTGCACGCGACCACGGCGGCGTCCAGCCGCAGCGCGCCGAAGCTGCCGAGCAGCGCGGGCAGCACCTCGTTGTACGTCTCCAGCATGGCCCTGAGCCCGGCCCCCGGAGTGACCGGGAACCGGGCGGTGTACACATTCATTCCGGCGCCGAGCAGATGGTTGAACTCGGGTTCCGCCGTGGGGTTTTCCGGCGGTACGACGACCCCTAGCCGGGGCAGCGAGAAGAGATCCATGGACGCACCGTAGGACGCGCGTCACATCAACGGGTGTTCTCCGTCCGCTATTTGGCACGCTCACACACCCTTCTTGCACTCCTTTTCCTTCCTGACATTCCCTGACACTCCGCAACACAGCCCTGACACCGCAGATATTGCCCTCCCCCGGCCGGGCGGCGAAGGATATGGATCAGCGAAATGCAGGCCCTTTCCGAAAGAAGACCCAGAGACCGGAGGAGCAGCGGAAATGACAGCAGAAGGCCCCGAGAAACTGGAGAGACCGCCCCGGATATCGGACGCGACGCTCCGGGACTCCGCGCACATGGCGGGCGTCGAATTCGGCCCGCAGGACGCCGCCGCCATCGCGGACCTGCTGGTGCGCACGGGCGTCGAGCTCGTCGAGGTGGGCATGGTCTCCGGCCCGGACTCCAAGGACGCCGACCTCGTCCTCGCCACCCACGAGGCCGTCGGCCCCGAGCGCAGCATGACGCTCCTCGTCGTGCGCGACCGCCGTCAGGTCGCCCGCGCGCTGGACGAGGCCGAGCGGCTGGGCGTGCGCCACATCATGTACTCGATCCCCACCTCCGAGCAGCACGCCCAGCTGAAGCTGGACTCGGCGAGCCCCAAGTTCCTCCAGGCGCTGGCCCGTTCGGCTATCCAGCAGGCGAAGGAGCGCGGCTTCCACGTCACGTTCAGCGGTGAGGACGGCGCCCGTACGCCCAAGGAGCGGCTCGTCCCCTATGTGGAGGCGGGGTTCGCGGCGGGGGCCGACCGGTTCCGGCTCGCGGAGACGGTCGCGTACCTCTCGCCCTGGCAGATGCAGGAGGTGATCGCGGACCTCACCGCGATCGACGGCTCCGAGATCGAGATCCACTCGCACAACATGCTGGGCCTGGCCGTCGCCAACTCCCTGGCCGCCGTGCGGGCGGGCGCCCAGTGGATCTCCGCGACCGTCGGCGGCATCGGTGAGCGCGGCGGCAACGCCCCGCTGGCCGAGCTGCTCACCGCGCTGCGCGTCATCCACGGCGACACCCGCTTCGACCTCACGCACCTCACCGAGCTCTCCCGGATCGCCCTGAGCGGTGCCGGTCTCGGGGACGCCTTCCAGTCCGGGCCGACCACCCCGCACGCCTTCGCCTACGAGCTGCCGGGCCAGCTGAGCCACCCGCACGCGTACGAGACACTCCCCGCCGAACTCGTCGGCAACCGGCGCGAGTTGCGCGTCCGCAGCCGCCTCACCACCGCCCTGGTCCGCTGGGCCCTGGACGATGCGGGGCCGGCCGTCGACGTGGACGCCTTCACCGCGTGGCTGGCCGAGCGGCAGGAGCGGGACGGCCGCCCGCTGCTGGACCGGGACACGATCCGCGAGGCCGCCGCCGACTTCCGCCCCGTACCGGCGTAACCCACCCCACCTCTCAACGGAGTTCACGATGTCCACCGCCACCACCCTGACCGGCGTATGCCCCGAGTGCGAGACCGACCTGACCGTCCCCCCGGTCACCCTGGGCGAGACCCTCTCCTGCCCCGAGTGCATCCTGACCCTCCGCGTCGAGGCCGTCGAGGACGGCCGGCTGACGCTGGAGATGGTCGAGGTGCAGCTGCGCGACTGGGGCCAGTGAGATGGGCGCTCCCCGCCCCGGTGCGCCCATCGCTTCCGGCACGCCCGTGGCTTCCGGCACGCCCGTCGCCTCCGTCGGGCTCGTCGCGGACCGGATCGCCTGGGAGGAACGCCTGCTCATCGAGGCGGCCCCGGCGTTCGGCCTCCGGATCGACTGGGTCAACGACGAGTCCCTCTCCCTCGGCCACCCAGACGCCCCCGCGATCAAGGGGTACGACACCCTCCTCGTCCGCAGCCGCAGCTACACCCGGGGCGGGCTGATCGCCACCCTCGCCGAGGCGGCCGGTGTCCCCACGCTCAACACCGCCCGCGCCATCCACGCCTGCGAGAACAAGGCCGCTCTGCGCGCCCTGTTGCAGACGGCGGGCGTGCCGGTCCCCGACCACCGGCTCGTCCTCTCCCGCAAGGACTTCGCCAAGGCCCTGGCCGATCTGCCGCTCCCCCTCGTCCTCAAGCCGGTCTTCGGCGGGATGGGCAAGCGGGTCACGCTGATCCGGCACGCCGACACCGCGCACTCCGTGTACGACTACGTCGAGGATCTGGCCCACGCCTTCGAGCAGGCGAGCCTGGTGGAGCCGTACCTCGGCGGCAGCTCGGTGCGGTGCCTGGTGGTCGGGCGGGAGCTCGTCGGAGCGGCGGAGTTCGAGAGCGGCGGCAGCGACTGGCGCAACAACGCGGCCCTCGGCAACAAGAAC carries:
- a CDS encoding short-chain dehydrogenase; translated protein: MTKYARRTALVAGEATGIGLAIAKRLVEGGASVLLTARTDEERAHAVAELGSAARVVTPSAVEADTGGVPGSPGLPGLPGFPDGVELLFADAVATARPLLPYLRDGGAIVLTAPTACPDAVTALAAELAARGIRVNAVAPGCIEAPGSGAVPLPPLGRLGAAEEVARAALFLATEATFTTGARLPVDGGLGHP
- a CDS encoding MFS transporter, encoding MSTAPDTAPAAAAPDPKGGGEEQQKLPLFALLALATAVFITSLTETLPAGLLPSMSQDLGVSQSATGQTVTVYAIGTALTAIPLTAATAGWRRKKLLLTAMGGFALANTVTAVSSVYELTMVARFVAGVAAGLAWALLAGYARRLAPVHLQGKAMAVAMAGIPVALSLGVPAGTFLGDWLGWRVAFLSMTVLTVVLLVWISVGVPDFPGQQRGERPKLLRTLTIPGVSPVLFVTLVFVLAHTILYAYIATYLKDLGLDGHTGLILLVFGGASLASIWIVGAQINRRLRGLTVGGALLVAVASLLLAVLSDTTALVYVAAVLWGLGWGGVPTLLQTAVGDAGGASADSAQAMLVTLWNVAMAGGGIVGGILLDTLGSGSFPWAVVLLLLPVIAVVLYARRAGFPAQRPVAAPAGDADPTA
- a CDS encoding transcriptional regulator, which encodes MQTFMDETFRAFRRPEQRRWAQAYLWALIHVSGKKTPRRMALAKPLPSAAAHGLHQFINASPWDWNPVRRRLARLVTASAAPHAWTVTELVIPKRGEHSVGVHRYVDTATGRAVNCQRAVGLFLASGHHSYPVDWRLVLGGAWDSDQERRRRARIPGTEGGRTVTDLIVEYAAEAATRYQLPGLPWVLDLTRYEDAAGVLAGLERLGADVVCEVPADLPVLASQHTSAVTTVGALMELRHARQTHVLLRHSADGHVRAVPVHTYAGTVNLPRPGNGTGSGTGISGGPGNGTGDDAGARPYRILERPGLDVRQPCRYWLTTLTDRRVEEILRLARSHSAALSAVTTLRHRFGVLDFEGRSFPGWHHHMTMASAAYVYQRLSGNACRATPPPDRPDPPDPPPRAPAASVTPAAALADAPN
- a CDS encoding DNA-binding response regulator: MGHVRQVLVVEQNTAAAETMVSDLRRQGFTARSVSTGERALRAHGDADLVLFSLELPDIDGLELCRSLRGAGDTALIAVTAADNELERVLVLNAGADDCVVRTWGFREVGARIEAVLRRARPRQVLPTAISLRHLHIDPQLREVRLHDRLVGVTSKEFELLYTLAATPETVVTRKELMARVWGSNWGHTSRTIDTHVSSLRAKLGSSGWIITVRGVGYRMGYAWRMPETSAG
- a CDS encoding arylmalonate decarboxylase, translating into MDLFSLPRLGVVVPPENPTAEPEFNHLLGAGMNVYTARFPVTPGAGLRAMLETYNEVLPALLGSFGALRLDAAVVACSASHYLLEPDGDRAFCEELSGRAGFPVYSSTQAILAACEALGATRLTLVSPYEPWLTDTSRAFWERAGLTVDGVVSVPAEEAAAPDGDARYDPYAVTTGTVLRRLRERELPAGTALLFTGTGMGTLAALTELARQEPHRTLLTSNLASAWWARRLVGERDEAHHPLLRRLEGAGV
- a CDS encoding isopropylmalate synthase; this translates as MTAEGPEKLERPPRISDATLRDSAHMAGVEFGPQDAAAIADLLVRTGVELVEVGMVSGPDSKDADLVLATHEAVGPERSMTLLVVRDRRQVARALDEAERLGVRHIMYSIPTSEQHAQLKLDSASPKFLQALARSAIQQAKERGFHVTFSGEDGARTPKERLVPYVEAGFAAGADRFRLAETVAYLSPWQMQEVIADLTAIDGSEIEIHSHNMLGLAVANSLAAVRAGAQWISATVGGIGERGGNAPLAELLTALRVIHGDTRFDLTHLTELSRIALSGAGLGDAFQSGPTTPHAFAYELPGQLSHPHAYETLPAELVGNRRELRVRSRLTTALVRWALDDAGPAVDVDAFTAWLAERQERDGRPLLDRDTIREAAADFRPVPA
- a CDS encoding lysine biosynthesis protein LysW, which codes for MSTATTLTGVCPECETDLTVPPVTLGETLSCPECILTLRVEAVEDGRLTLEMVEVQLRDWGQ
- a CDS encoding lysine biosynthetic enzyme LysX: MASGTPVASVGLVADRIAWEERLLIEAAPAFGLRIDWVNDESLSLGHPDAPAIKGYDTLLVRSRSYTRGGLIATLAEAAGVPTLNTARAIHACENKAALRALLQTAGVPVPDHRLVLSRKDFAKALADLPLPLVLKPVFGGMGKRVTLIRHADTAHSVYDYVEDLAHAFEQASLVEPYLGGSSVRCLVVGRELVGAAEFESGGSDWRNNAALGNKNRAIAHDPDVVKIVDGVVDVLGPGIYGIDLFATPDGYVVNEVNHAPGFRAVASATGADIPSAIGRYVQELLA